From Sphingopyxis sp. USTB-05, the proteins below share one genomic window:
- a CDS encoding HAD-IA family hydrolase, which yields MTYTTVIFDFGGVITASPFEAFNRLEGERGLPRDFVRRVNAINPDANAWAKFERAEIDAATFDTLFADEARALGHELEGEAVLAVIAGAVRPAMVAALDTLKDRGFTIACITNNVPGGKMGIGGAGMTRSEEAAIEVADIMARFAHVIESSKAGVRKPDPRIYLMMCEKLGVEPAECIYLDDLGINCKPASQLGMHAIKVTSGEQALADLSAVLGVKLP from the coding sequence ATGACTTATACGACCGTTATTTTCGATTTCGGCGGCGTCATCACCGCCTCTCCCTTCGAAGCGTTCAACCGGCTGGAGGGTGAGCGCGGCCTGCCGCGCGATTTCGTGCGCCGCGTCAACGCAATCAATCCCGACGCAAATGCCTGGGCGAAATTCGAGCGCGCCGAGATCGATGCAGCGACCTTCGACACGCTGTTCGCCGACGAGGCGCGCGCGCTGGGGCATGAGCTGGAAGGCGAAGCGGTGCTCGCCGTGATCGCGGGCGCGGTACGTCCGGCGATGGTAGCGGCGCTCGACACGCTGAAAGATCGAGGCTTCACCATCGCGTGCATCACGAACAATGTGCCGGGCGGCAAGATGGGCATAGGCGGCGCGGGCATGACGCGCAGCGAAGAGGCCGCGATCGAGGTCGCCGATATCATGGCGCGCTTCGCGCATGTTATCGAATCGAGCAAGGCCGGGGTGCGCAAGCCCGATCCGCGGATTTACCTGATGATGTGCGAGAAGCTGGGCGTCGAACCCGCTGAATGCATCTATCTCGACGACCTCGGCATCAACTGCAAACCGGCAAGCCAGCTTGGCATGCACGCTATCAAGGTGACGAGCGGCGAACAGGCGCTTGCCGACCTGTCGGCGGTGTTGGGGGTGAAGCTGCCCTGA
- a CDS encoding heme-binding protein — protein MRMILVAALLMAAPANAQVLNAEQADAIIKGCAAHARAKGQGHAIAVVDLGGHPVAMWRMDGNAFGMMEFSLEKARAVAAWGFPTSGMEEAAKGTPGFADAPHVVTVAGGVPIFSADGRTRLGGVGASGEAPTDDAACAAAGIAAAGLKSERAR, from the coding sequence ATGAGAATGATCCTGGTGGCGGCGCTGCTGATGGCGGCGCCCGCGAATGCGCAGGTGCTGAACGCCGAACAGGCCGATGCGATCATCAAGGGCTGCGCCGCGCACGCGCGTGCCAAGGGTCAGGGGCATGCGATCGCGGTCGTCGACCTCGGCGGCCATCCGGTCGCGATGTGGCGGATGGACGGCAATGCGTTCGGGATGATGGAGTTTTCACTCGAAAAGGCGCGCGCGGTCGCCGCATGGGGTTTCCCGACAAGCGGGATGGAGGAAGCAGCCAAGGGCACGCCGGGCTTCGCCGATGCACCGCATGTGGTCACCGTCGCCGGCGGCGTGCCGATATTCAGCGCCGACGGACGGACGCGGCTGGGCGGCGTGGGTGCATCGGGCGAGGCGCCGACCGACGATGCCGCTTGCGCCGCCGCGGGGATCGCGGCAGCAGGGCTGAAATCGGAGCGCGCGCGCTGA
- a CDS encoding dihydroneopterin aldolase, producing MTDTLWLEVNGLTVDVLTGIYSEETHLPQPLRISVRAKLAMADHYEPTTPLSRSKNYMHLKFAATEGIPKDVHFVLIESVADHIIDTLFLQDEKVEEVEVKIVKLAIAEDGEEIGITMRRARK from the coding sequence GTGACCGATACATTGTGGCTGGAAGTGAACGGGCTGACCGTCGACGTACTGACCGGCATCTATTCCGAAGAAACGCACCTGCCGCAGCCGCTGCGCATCTCGGTGCGCGCGAAGCTGGCGATGGCCGATCACTACGAGCCGACGACGCCTTTGAGCCGTTCGAAGAACTATATGCACCTGAAATTCGCGGCGACCGAGGGTATTCCCAAGGATGTTCATTTCGTGCTGATCGAAAGCGTCGCCGACCATATCATCGACACCCTGTTCCTGCAGGACGAAAAGGTCGAGGAGGTCGAGGTCAAGATCGTCAAGCTCGCGATCGCTGAGGACGGCGAAGAGATCGGCATCACGATGCGGCGGGCGCGCAAGTGA
- a CDS encoding GNAT family N-acetyltransferase: protein MVELLPLSDIEPQAVEDLLDVAFGSDRFGRTAYRIREGMDAVPALSFAAVEDGMLIGTIQCWPVAHRAAGGTITPLVMVGPVAVRPDVQRGGHGRALMAHMLEAAETKADSALMMIGDPEYYGRFFGFDADATAAWDLPGPFEARRLLARAVNGHSLPTDAGMIGPR, encoded by the coding sequence TTGGTCGAGTTACTTCCATTGTCCGATATCGAACCGCAGGCAGTCGAGGATCTCCTCGACGTCGCTTTCGGATCGGATCGCTTTGGACGAACCGCCTACCGCATCCGCGAAGGCATGGATGCGGTGCCGGCGTTGAGTTTCGCGGCGGTCGAGGACGGCATGTTGATCGGCACGATCCAGTGCTGGCCCGTCGCCCACCGCGCGGCCGGTGGCACCATAACGCCGCTTGTCATGGTCGGACCCGTCGCGGTGCGCCCCGACGTCCAGCGTGGCGGCCATGGTCGCGCGCTGATGGCGCATATGCTCGAAGCCGCCGAAACCAAAGCGGACAGCGCACTGATGATGATCGGCGATCCGGAATATTATGGCCGGTTCTTCGGCTTCGATGCCGATGCGACCGCCGCGTGGGACTTGCCCGGACCGTTCGAGGCGCGCCGCCTGCTCGCGCGGGCGGTGAATGGGCACAGCCTGCCGACCGATGCGGGAATGATCGGGCCGCGATAG
- a CDS encoding SMP-30/gluconolactonase/LRE family protein translates to MAEFELIADGLRFPEAPVVMEDGSVIVVEIEAKRITRCWPGGKKQVIATPGGGPNGLAIGPDGKLYCCNNGGFNYVESNGYLAPHGIADDYSGGRIERIDIETGAVEVLYKSGDHGVVLRGPNDIMFDAHGGFWFTDHGKVDYAKRCHDIVGIFYAKADGSFIEEVIFPSYNPNGVGLSPDGSKLYVAETYTCRLTQFNIVAPGKVDDAAGPGGPGIPLYRPAGYKFFDSLAMEANGNICVATIGECGISVVGPDGSLVEFVATDDIFTTNIAFGGSDRQDAYITLSGTGRLVKTRWARPGLQLQY, encoded by the coding sequence ATGGCCGAGTTTGAACTGATCGCCGACGGATTACGCTTTCCCGAGGCGCCGGTGGTGATGGAGGACGGCAGCGTCATCGTCGTCGAGATCGAGGCGAAGCGCATCACGCGCTGCTGGCCCGGCGGAAAGAAACAGGTCATCGCGACCCCCGGCGGCGGCCCTAACGGCCTCGCCATCGGCCCAGACGGCAAGCTTTATTGCTGCAACAACGGCGGGTTCAACTATGTCGAATCGAACGGCTATCTGGCGCCGCACGGTATCGCCGACGATTATTCGGGGGGGCGAATCGAGCGCATCGATATCGAAACGGGCGCGGTCGAGGTGCTGTACAAATCGGGCGACCATGGCGTCGTACTGCGCGGGCCGAACGATATCATGTTCGACGCCCACGGCGGCTTCTGGTTCACCGATCATGGCAAGGTCGATTATGCGAAACGCTGCCACGACATCGTCGGCATCTTCTATGCCAAGGCCGACGGCAGCTTCATCGAGGAAGTGATCTTCCCAAGCTATAACCCCAATGGCGTCGGCCTCTCGCCCGATGGCAGCAAGCTCTACGTCGCCGAAACCTACACTTGCCGTCTGACCCAGTTCAACATCGTCGCGCCCGGTAAGGTCGACGATGCGGCGGGTCCCGGCGGCCCCGGCATCCCGCTCTATCGCCCGGCAGGTTATAAATTCTTCGACAGCCTCGCGATGGAGGCGAACGGAAATATCTGCGTCGCGACGATCGGCGAGTGCGGCATTTCGGTCGTCGGCCCCGATGGCTCGCTCGTCGAATTTGTCGCGACCGACGACATCTTCACGACCAACATCGCCTTTGGCGGGTCCGACCGGCAGGATGCCTATATCACCCTGTCGGGGACGGGCCGGCTCGTGAAGACGCGCTGGGCCAGGCCGGGGCTGCAACTGCAGTACTGA
- a CDS encoding TIGR02466 family protein — protein sequence MPVRTLFATNFYEADIGTPDLLEELEESSRLFAEEDGAGRRWSREHGYKGYTSYASLGDLPERDPAFHDLKKLLDKEVKAFARACHFDLAKPLKLDSLWVNILKPGGTHSGHIHPHSIVSGTFYVAVPPGSGALKLEDPRLPMLMAAPGRTDDAPEHLRPFIYAEPAAGRVFLWESWLRHEVMPHSGKGERISISFNYR from the coding sequence ATGCCCGTTCGCACGCTCTTCGCCACCAATTTTTACGAGGCCGACATCGGCACGCCCGACCTGCTCGAAGAGCTGGAGGAAAGCAGCCGTCTGTTCGCCGAAGAGGATGGCGCGGGGCGGCGCTGGAGCCGCGAGCATGGCTATAAGGGTTACACCAGCTATGCGAGCCTCGGCGATCTGCCCGAGCGCGACCCCGCGTTCCACGACCTCAAGAAGCTGCTCGACAAGGAAGTGAAGGCGTTTGCCAGGGCTTGCCACTTCGACCTCGCCAAGCCGCTCAAGCTCGACAGCCTGTGGGTGAATATATTGAAGCCCGGCGGCACGCACAGCGGGCATATTCACCCGCACAGCATCGTGTCGGGCACCTTTTACGTCGCGGTCCCGCCGGGATCGGGCGCCCTCAAGCTCGAGGATCCGCGCCTGCCGATGCTGATGGCGGCGCCCGGCCGGACCGACGACGCGCCCGAGCATCTGCGCCCCTTCATCTATGCCGAACCGGCCGCCGGCCGCGTCTTTCTATGGGAAAGCTGGCTGCGTCACGAGGTCATGCCGCATTCGGGCAAGGGCGAACGGATCAGCATCAGCTTTAACTATCGCTGA
- a CDS encoding SDR family oxidoreductase, producing the protein MTQKLALVTGGLHRVGAAISARLAREGYALAIHKRSPGDADPVLADALAETGALGHRFAADLADPAAVDGLIPAVIEKFGRAPDLLVNNAALFAEGEWPDLSAAKLTEMMQVNHHAPVMLAKALVAASEGKRPAIVNIVDQRVVHPVPDQVAYSLSKSALWQATQTLAVAFGSRARVNAVAPGLTMATDDYSAAQVERLAKLMPLGALPTPAQIADAVVYLARAEAVTGQTIFVDGGAHLAPMERDFVALERD; encoded by the coding sequence GTGACGCAGAAGCTCGCTCTCGTCACGGGCGGGCTCCACCGCGTCGGTGCCGCGATTTCGGCGCGCCTCGCGCGCGAAGGCTATGCGCTGGCGATCCACAAGCGCAGTCCAGGCGACGCCGATCCGGTACTGGCGGATGCGCTCGCCGAGACGGGAGCGCTTGGCCACCGCTTCGCCGCCGACCTCGCCGATCCGGCGGCGGTCGACGGGCTGATCCCCGCGGTGATCGAGAAATTCGGCCGCGCGCCCGATTTGCTCGTCAACAATGCCGCGCTCTTCGCCGAAGGTGAGTGGCCCGACCTGTCCGCCGCAAAGCTGACCGAGATGATGCAGGTCAATCATCACGCCCCGGTGATGCTGGCGAAAGCGCTCGTCGCGGCGAGCGAGGGCAAGCGGCCCGCGATCGTCAATATCGTCGATCAGCGCGTCGTCCATCCGGTACCCGACCAGGTCGCATACAGCCTGTCGAAATCGGCGCTGTGGCAGGCGACCCAGACGCTTGCCGTCGCGTTCGGAAGCCGCGCGCGCGTCAATGCCGTTGCTCCCGGGCTGACAATGGCGACCGACGATTATTCGGCGGCGCAGGTCGAACGGCTGGCCAAGCTCATGCCGCTCGGCGCGCTGCCGACGCCGGCGCAGATTGCCGATGCGGTGGTCTATCTCGCGCGTGCCGAGGCGGTGACGGGGCAGACGATCTTCGTCGACGGCGGCGCGCATCTGGCACCGATGGAGCGCGATTTCGTCGCGCTGGAGCGCGACTGA
- a CDS encoding CoA pyrophosphatase: MLSEKLRTALDNLLPDAGEDETYLGMPTLRDAAVLIAFTDRPDPGVILTQRPQWLRSHAGQVAFPGGKIDPGDRDAIDAALREAEEEIGLNRRDVLVAGATEAYRSGSGYLITPVLGVIPPDLPLDPNPDEVEDWFEVPLDILFDPDNYARQHANWQGHDRHYYDMDWQGRRIWGVTAGIIINLARRLPAGWHR; this comes from the coding sequence ATGCTCTCCGAAAAGCTGCGTACTGCGCTCGACAATCTGCTGCCCGACGCGGGCGAGGACGAAACCTACCTCGGCATGCCGACGCTGCGCGATGCTGCGGTGCTCATCGCCTTCACCGATCGGCCAGATCCTGGCGTCATCCTGACCCAGCGGCCGCAATGGCTGCGCAGCCATGCCGGGCAGGTCGCCTTTCCGGGCGGCAAGATCGATCCGGGCGACCGCGATGCGATCGATGCGGCGCTGCGCGAGGCCGAGGAGGAGATCGGCCTCAACCGCCGCGACGTCCTGGTCGCGGGTGCCACCGAAGCCTATCGGTCGGGCAGTGGTTACCTCATCACCCCGGTGCTCGGCGTCATCCCGCCGGACTTGCCGCTCGATCCCAATCCCGACGAGGTCGAGGATTGGTTCGAGGTGCCGCTCGACATATTGTTCGATCCCGACAATTATGCGCGCCAACATGCGAATTGGCAGGGGCACGACCGCCATTATTACGACATGGACTGGCAGGGACGGCGGATCTGGGGCGTGACGGCGGGTATCATCATCAATCTGGCACGGCGTCTGCCTGCGGGGTGGCACCGGTGA
- a CDS encoding VIT family protein, with protein MHEETHAVTRIGWLRAAILGANDGIVSTASLIAGVAAAGVSQSSILVTGTAGLVAGAMSMAAGEYVSVSSQGDAEKADVELEKRHLAADPEFELEELTQIYQDRGLNRALAEEVAVQLTAHNALDTHLRDELGMTDAMAARPVQAAAASAASFAIGAALPLGTVLVDRGDSLPLTVSAASLVFLAILGALGAWAGKAPMLRPVVRVTFWGAIAMAVTIAIGSLLGTTVG; from the coding sequence ATGCACGAGGAAACCCATGCCGTCACGCGGATCGGCTGGCTGCGCGCCGCAATCCTTGGCGCCAACGACGGGATCGTGTCGACCGCAAGCCTGATCGCGGGCGTCGCGGCGGCGGGTGTGTCGCAATCCTCGATCCTCGTTACCGGCACCGCTGGACTGGTTGCCGGCGCGATGTCGATGGCGGCGGGCGAATATGTGTCGGTGAGTTCGCAGGGCGACGCCGAAAAGGCCGATGTCGAGCTGGAGAAGCGGCATCTCGCGGCCGACCCAGAGTTCGAGCTTGAGGAGCTGACCCAGATTTATCAGGACCGCGGGCTCAACCGCGCGCTTGCCGAAGAGGTGGCGGTGCAACTGACGGCGCACAATGCGCTCGACACGCATCTGCGCGACGAATTGGGCATGACCGACGCGATGGCAGCGCGCCCGGTGCAGGCAGCGGCGGCCTCGGCGGCAAGTTTCGCGATCGGTGCGGCGCTGCCGCTGGGGACTGTACTGGTCGATCGGGGGGATTCACTCCCCCTCACCGTATCGGCGGCATCGCTCGTTTTCCTAGCGATTCTCGGCGCGCTCGGCGCATGGGCGGGCAAGGCGCCGATGCTGCGCCCCGTCGTTCGAGTCACTTTCTGGGGCGCGATTGCTATGGCGGTGACGATCGCGATCGGATCGTTGCTGGGGACAACGGTGGGTTGA
- a CDS encoding DUF2855 family protein: MSAKSWAIDIDRDDITQVQLVEEAPAPLAPGQIRVHLDSYAMTANNITYAVFGKPAGLFGNDQGYWDFFAEPGEPGRLPVWGFATVTESAAEGVAVGDRFYGYYPMASDAVLNVGKAGPGGFTDVTPRRTTLPPIYNNYQRIAALPDYRAADHDYWPVFRPLFLTGWLIADQFEDEADYGVQQILIASASSKTAIGLGFALGQRAERPETIGLTSAANVDALAAQGIYDRVVSYDQIMTLNASTPAALVDMAGNGAVTRSVHSHFGNQLKASIIVGKSHWDAQADVEGLPGPERQGFFAPGRSQKRITDWGGAAFGQKIAEAWLAFMDVAPRLASVDKRSGGDAALAAYREMLSGQADPKQGIVVVP; encoded by the coding sequence ATGAGCGCAAAAAGCTGGGCGATCGACATCGATCGCGACGATATCACGCAAGTTCAACTGGTTGAGGAAGCCCCGGCGCCGCTCGCGCCGGGTCAGATCCGTGTCCATCTCGACAGCTATGCCATGACCGCGAACAACATCACCTATGCGGTGTTCGGAAAGCCCGCCGGGTTGTTCGGCAATGATCAGGGCTATTGGGATTTCTTTGCCGAGCCCGGCGAACCCGGCCGCCTGCCCGTCTGGGGTTTTGCGACGGTGACCGAAAGCGCCGCCGAAGGCGTGGCGGTCGGCGACCGTTTCTATGGCTATTATCCGATGGCGAGCGATGCGGTCCTCAATGTCGGAAAAGCGGGGCCCGGCGGCTTTACCGACGTGACACCGCGGCGCACCACCCTGCCCCCCATTTACAACAATTATCAGCGAATCGCGGCGCTGCCCGACTATCGCGCCGCCGACCATGATTACTGGCCGGTGTTCCGCCCGCTCTTCCTGACCGGATGGCTGATCGCCGACCAGTTCGAAGATGAGGCCGATTATGGCGTCCAGCAGATACTGATCGCCAGCGCATCGAGCAAAACGGCCATCGGTCTTGGCTTCGCGCTGGGCCAGCGCGCAGAGCGTCCCGAAACGATCGGGCTGACCAGCGCCGCCAATGTCGATGCACTCGCCGCGCAGGGCATTTACGACCGCGTCGTCAGCTATGACCAGATCATGACGCTGAACGCGTCGACGCCGGCCGCGCTGGTCGACATGGCGGGCAATGGTGCGGTGACGCGTAGCGTGCACAGCCATTTCGGCAACCAGCTCAAGGCATCGATCATCGTCGGCAAGTCGCATTGGGATGCGCAAGCCGATGTCGAAGGCCTGCCCGGCCCCGAGCGGCAGGGCTTCTTCGCGCCGGGCCGCAGCCAGAAGCGCATCACCGATTGGGGCGGCGCGGCATTCGGGCAGAAGATTGCCGAGGCGTGGCTTGCCTTCATGGATGTTGCACCGCGGCTGGCATCGGTCGATAAGCGCAGCGGCGGCGACGCGGCGCTCGCTGCCTATCGGGAGATGCTCTCGGGACAGGCCGACCCCAAACAGGGGATCGTCGTCGTCCCATGA
- a CDS encoding DUF1285 domain-containing protein, whose amino-acid sequence MVTPVPSLPKDFAQLSLTEAAELLAARKLPPVEQWHPERSGDSAMEIHADGSWYHEGGRINRPAMVKLFSTILRREADGSHVLVTPAEKLVIAVADTPFRAVEMKSEGEGEGRKLVFRLDTDDLVMAGPDHPLGFGSDPDNPDPRLHVRGAVGNGLEARIDRALYYEIVEMALADASDPPAIWSNGARFPLVDR is encoded by the coding sequence ATGGTCACCCCCGTACCTTCACTTCCCAAGGACTTCGCGCAGCTTTCGCTGACCGAGGCTGCCGAACTGCTTGCGGCGCGCAAACTGCCGCCGGTCGAACAATGGCATCCCGAGCGCAGCGGTGACAGCGCGATGGAGATTCACGCCGACGGAAGCTGGTATCATGAGGGCGGACGCATCAACCGACCCGCGATGGTGAAACTCTTCTCGACCATCCTGCGCCGCGAAGCCGACGGCAGCCATGTTCTGGTTACCCCGGCGGAGAAATTGGTAATTGCCGTCGCGGACACGCCTTTCCGCGCGGTCGAGATGAAAAGCGAAGGCGAAGGGGAGGGCCGCAAGCTCGTCTTTCGCCTCGATACCGATGATCTCGTCATGGCGGGACCCGACCATCCACTCGGTTTTGGCAGCGACCCCGACAACCCCGACCCGCGTCTGCATGTGCGCGGCGCGGTCGGCAACGGGCTTGAGGCGCGGATCGACCGCGCGCTTTACTATGAGATTGTCGAGATGGCGCTCGCCGACGCAAGCGATCCGCCTGCGATCTGGTCGAACGGCGCGCGGTTCCCGTTGGTGGATCGCTGA
- a CDS encoding NAD-dependent succinate-semialdehyde dehydrogenase, translated as MTATYDADLQLFINGAWRSGEGREARPVYNPATAGTIAELPVATAADLDEALAASARGWPVWRAKTPDERAALMRKAAGIIRERVDHIATLLTLEQGKPIAEARGEVLSASSLLEYFAEEGKRIGGRVVQRPAGQRAMVLRQPVGPVAAFSPWNFPVNLMVKKIAPALAAGCVVIAKAPEETPGCTSAIMRCLADAGIPGDVVQLVYGNPDMISRHLLGSEVIRKVSFTGSTAVGKHLMKLAADRVQRITMELGGHAPVLIFDDCDLETTLDRVVLQKFRNAGQVCISPTRFYVQEGIYDAFVAGFAERTRKVKIGSGLNADTQMGPLANARRAPALEAMIADATAKGARVIAGGAPTGEGYFFQPTALADVPLDADAMNNEPFGPMALIRPFGTEDEALEQANRLPYGLAAFAFTENGRRINRIADGVESGMVGINSFVISANDMPFGGIKESGFGSESGPEGLDGYLATKAVHIY; from the coding sequence ATGACCGCGACCTACGACGCCGACCTCCAGCTCTTCATCAATGGCGCATGGCGGAGCGGCGAGGGGCGCGAGGCGCGGCCGGTCTATAATCCCGCGACCGCAGGCACCATCGCCGAATTGCCGGTCGCGACCGCAGCCGATCTCGATGAGGCGCTCGCCGCCTCGGCGCGCGGCTGGCCGGTATGGCGCGCGAAGACCCCCGACGAACGCGCCGCGCTGATGCGCAAGGCCGCGGGCATCATCCGTGAGCGCGTCGACCATATCGCGACGCTGCTGACGCTGGAACAGGGTAAGCCGATTGCCGAAGCGCGGGGCGAAGTATTGTCGGCCTCGTCGCTGCTCGAATATTTCGCGGAAGAAGGAAAGCGCATCGGGGGCCGCGTCGTCCAGCGTCCCGCGGGCCAGCGCGCGATGGTGTTGCGCCAGCCCGTGGGCCCGGTCGCAGCGTTCAGCCCGTGGAACTTTCCGGTCAATCTGATGGTGAAAAAGATCGCCCCCGCGCTCGCGGCGGGCTGCGTCGTGATCGCCAAGGCGCCCGAGGAAACGCCAGGCTGCACCAGCGCGATCATGCGCTGCCTCGCCGACGCGGGTATCCCTGGCGATGTCGTCCAGCTCGTCTATGGCAATCCGGATATGATCAGCCGCCACCTGCTCGGCAGCGAAGTGATCCGCAAGGTTAGCTTCACCGGTTCGACCGCAGTCGGCAAGCATTTGATGAAGCTCGCCGCCGACCGGGTACAGCGGATCACGATGGAACTGGGCGGCCACGCCCCGGTGCTGATCTTCGACGACTGCGATCTCGAAACGACGCTTGATCGCGTCGTGCTGCAGAAGTTCCGCAACGCGGGGCAGGTCTGCATCTCGCCGACGCGCTTCTACGTTCAGGAGGGCATCTATGACGCCTTCGTCGCGGGTTTCGCAGAACGGACGAGGAAGGTGAAGATCGGCAGCGGACTCAACGCCGATACGCAGATGGGGCCGCTCGCCAACGCCCGCCGCGCCCCCGCCTTGGAAGCGATGATTGCCGATGCGACCGCGAAGGGCGCGCGAGTCATCGCAGGCGGCGCGCCCACAGGCGAGGGCTATTTCTTCCAGCCGACCGCACTCGCCGATGTGCCGCTCGACGCCGATGCGATGAACAACGAACCCTTTGGCCCGATGGCGCTAATCCGCCCGTTCGGGACCGAGGACGAGGCCCTCGAACAGGCAAACCGGCTGCCCTATGGCCTCGCCGCCTTTGCCTTCACCGAGAATGGCCGCCGTATCAACCGTATCGCCGACGGCGTCGAAAGCGGGATGGTGGGGATCAACAGCTTCGTGATCTCGGCAAACGACATGCCGTTCGGCGGGATCAAGGAATCCGGCTTCGGCAGCGAAAGCGGGCCCGAGGGGCTGGATGGATATCTCGCGACGAAGGCCGTCCATATTTACTGA
- a CDS encoding CCA tRNA nucleotidyltransferase: protein MTVLPAAEWRERPGLRRIVAALTADGGAVKAVGGAVRDTLLGLPVADIDLATPLLPTEVTRRLQAADIKVIPTGIAHGTVTAIASGDHHEITTLRRDVETDGRRATVAFADDWRDDAARRDFTINALYADVDSGALDDWFGGIADLDAGRVAFIGDAATRIAEDHLRILRFYRFAARFGSGELDAESHAAVVTARQSLKSLSRERVADELLKILSLADPRGIVRQMAADGIFAVLLPELEPDFASAFDRLIANEEASAAVIVPLRRLAALLPADAAVAEQVASRLRLSTRQRKHLAALGRHRADIVRPVRQLAYAVGVDAARDVHLLADDAAAARAAVEALSDWTVPEMPLKGGDIVARGIAAGPEVAHILKAVEAEWVAEDFPDAARVAELVAQFVDQKIGRTND, encoded by the coding sequence GTGACCGTGCTGCCCGCCGCCGAATGGCGCGAACGACCGGGGCTCCGTCGCATCGTTGCGGCGCTGACTGCCGATGGCGGCGCGGTCAAGGCGGTCGGCGGCGCGGTACGCGATACGCTGCTTGGGCTCCCCGTCGCCGACATCGACCTTGCCACCCCGCTCCTGCCGACCGAGGTAACGCGGCGGCTTCAGGCGGCCGATATCAAGGTTATCCCGACTGGCATCGCGCATGGCACCGTCACTGCGATCGCAAGCGGCGATCATCACGAAATCACGACGCTGCGCCGCGATGTCGAAACCGACGGTCGCCGCGCGACGGTCGCCTTCGCCGACGACTGGCGCGATGACGCGGCGCGGCGCGACTTCACGATCAATGCGCTCTATGCCGATGTCGATAGCGGCGCGCTCGACGACTGGTTCGGCGGCATCGCCGATCTGGACGCCGGGCGCGTCGCCTTCATCGGTGATGCCGCGACGCGCATCGCCGAGGATCATCTGCGTATCCTGCGCTTCTACCGCTTTGCGGCGCGCTTCGGTAGTGGCGAACTCGACGCGGAGAGCCATGCTGCGGTGGTAACCGCGCGCCAGTCGCTCAAAAGCCTGTCGCGCGAACGCGTCGCGGATGAACTGCTCAAGATACTGTCACTCGCCGATCCGCGCGGCATCGTCCGGCAAATGGCGGCGGACGGTATTTTTGCGGTGCTGCTTCCCGAACTCGAACCGGATTTCGCTTCGGCTTTCGATCGTCTGATTGCGAATGAGGAAGCGTCGGCCGCCGTCATCGTGCCGCTCCGCCGTCTTGCGGCGCTGCTTCCCGCTGACGCTGCTGTCGCCGAACAGGTTGCGAGCCGCCTTCGCCTGTCGACGCGGCAGCGCAAGCACCTCGCCGCGCTCGGCAGGCACCGCGCCGACATTGTGCGCCCGGTTCGGCAACTGGCGTATGCGGTCGGTGTCGACGCCGCGCGCGACGTGCATCTGCTCGCGGACGATGCGGCTGCTGCACGGGCGGCGGTCGAGGCGTTGTCGGACTGGACCGTCCCCGAAATGCCGCTGAAAGGCGGCGACATCGTCGCGCGCGGGATTGCGGCGGGGCCGGAGGTTGCGCATATCCTGAAGGCGGTCGAGGCCGAATGGGTCGCGGAGGATTTTCCGGATGCCGCCAGAGTCGCCGAGCTTGTCGCCCAGTTCGTCGATCAGAAGATCGGCCGCACCAACGACTGA
- a CDS encoding DUF488 domain-containing protein: protein MAPPLTIAVKRIHEPAAPGDGTRFLVDRLWPRGVSKEKAALAAWLKPLSPSDGLRKRFHGETADSDEAWDAFRRDYFAELEAGGEEVKAALFTLNAAAQAGPVTLLYAAKSEERNNAIALREWLKRR from the coding sequence ATGGCACCGCCCCTGACAATCGCGGTCAAGCGCATTCATGAACCGGCGGCTCCCGGCGACGGTACGCGTTTCCTTGTCGACCGGCTGTGGCCGCGCGGCGTGTCGAAGGAAAAGGCGGCGCTCGCGGCGTGGCTCAAACCACTGTCGCCGAGTGATGGCCTACGCAAGCGTTTCCACGGCGAGACTGCCGATTCGGACGAGGCGTGGGACGCATTCCGCCGCGACTATTTTGCCGAGCTCGAAGCGGGCGGCGAGGAGGTGAAGGCGGCGCTCTTCACGCTGAATGCTGCGGCGCAGGCGGGACCTGTAACATTGCTCTATGCCGCGAAGAGCGAGGAACGGAACAATGCCATCGCGCTGCGCGAGTGGCTGAAGCGGCGCTAG